From Vallitalea longa, one genomic window encodes:
- a CDS encoding ABC transporter ATP-binding protein has translation MINSIKELINICSGEKRKYYLSVICGFLSVIFSIVPYYCTYKIITEFLASSYQVGNYIFIAVLGIILRFVCFSISSYTSHKATADLLYNLRLEVLGKLEKLSLGVVMQNNSGYYKKLIVEDIESLERFLAHHIPEVSSSLGVPIVVAILLFILDWRMALATVILIPIAYKILSGMMQGSEEKMENYSTSLMNMNFSLIEYIQGMMVIKSFNKTDAAINRIDSSVDSFKFHVLDWYKSCWKYMSGFAILIKANLLILLPVGGLLFLYGEADISKVIFSFLMSFSFSVPLVKLGEFTDTMPMINQSYSQIKEFLALEEFNDSKTNVKIKNNSIEFRNVSYSYTGEKQVIKDISFVASEGKLTALVGESGCGKSTIAKLAARFFDVNSGKILIGGINIREIPFQQLMDNISFVFQDTIIFHDTLRK, from the coding sequence ATGATTAATAGCATTAAAGAACTCATTAACATTTGCAGCGGGGAAAAAAGAAAGTATTACTTATCAGTTATATGTGGATTTTTATCAGTGATTTTTTCTATAGTACCTTATTATTGTACTTATAAGATTATTACAGAATTTCTAGCATCAAGTTATCAAGTAGGAAATTATATTTTCATTGCTGTATTAGGTATTATTTTGAGATTTGTATGTTTTAGCATATCTTCTTACACTTCTCATAAAGCTACAGCTGATTTGCTTTATAATCTACGTCTAGAGGTACTTGGCAAATTAGAGAAATTATCTCTTGGTGTGGTAATGCAAAATAACAGCGGGTATTACAAAAAATTAATTGTAGAAGATATAGAAAGCCTAGAAAGATTTCTTGCACATCATATTCCAGAAGTATCATCAAGTCTGGGAGTACCAATAGTAGTTGCGATTCTACTATTCATATTAGATTGGAGAATGGCTTTAGCAACTGTAATCTTAATTCCAATTGCTTACAAAATTTTATCAGGAATGATGCAGGGAAGCGAAGAGAAGATGGAAAATTACTCTACTTCCTTAATGAATATGAATTTTTCACTTATAGAATATATTCAAGGAATGATGGTAATAAAATCTTTCAATAAAACAGATGCAGCAATAAATAGAATAGATTCTTCTGTAGATAGTTTCAAATTCCATGTGTTAGATTGGTATAAATCCTGTTGGAAGTACATGTCTGGATTTGCCATACTAATAAAAGCTAACTTACTTATTCTTTTACCAGTCGGTGGATTATTATTCTTATATGGAGAAGCGGATATAAGTAAAGTCATATTTTCCTTCTTGATGTCATTCTCTTTTTCTGTACCACTGGTGAAATTAGGTGAATTCACAGATACTATGCCAATGATTAATCAGTCATATTCTCAGATTAAAGAGTTTTTGGCACTAGAAGAGTTCAATGATAGCAAAACTAATGTAAAGATTAAGAATAATTCTATAGAGTTTAGAAACGTATCTTATTCTTATACAGGTGAAAAACAAGTCATCAAAGATATATCTTTTGTTGCAAGTGAAGGAAAATTAACTGCACTTGTTGGTGAATCAGGTTGTGGGAAAAGTACAATTGCCAAACTGGCTGCACGTTTCTTTGATGTAAATAGCGGAAAGATATTAATAGGAGGTATTAATATTAGAGAAATACCTTTTCAACAGCTAATGGATAATATAAGTTTTGTTTTCCAAGATACAATAATCTTTCATGATACCCTTAGAAAATAA
- a CDS encoding helix-turn-helix transcriptional regulator: MNDNIIVSNANEFYEFFVEECEFQSEKAGMYIRYYVSPQYGEGFIEQIKFPNGLELCITDLYLKKSIGFEYDLMNPPYEINYMVEGNLFHNEMEAKDMNISSGNISVYFRKKMSGLFKIIKDRRVRYITIIADERFIEESLLNEEYHKGLSNFKRSSRAIELTRPHKPRAELKAIFNQMVSCDFSNVGKLMYLQSKSIEALCYVWEKEITMLENQENTLFIDKDALESIELARQLIEENMVEPFTIKELAKQVHMNEYKLKKAFKQLYNTTIFGYLRHIRMVKAKELLEQRDMNIGQISCAVGYTNASHFSKKFKEYYGENPKIFLYGA, from the coding sequence TTGAATGATAATATCATTGTTAGTAATGCAAACGAATTTTATGAATTTTTCGTAGAAGAGTGTGAATTTCAAAGTGAAAAAGCAGGTATGTACATAAGATATTATGTAAGTCCACAATACGGAGAAGGTTTTATAGAACAGATAAAATTTCCTAATGGGTTGGAGTTATGTATAACCGATTTATATCTAAAAAAATCTATTGGTTTTGAATACGATCTAATGAATCCACCATATGAAATTAACTACATGGTTGAAGGCAATCTTTTTCATAATGAGATGGAAGCTAAAGATATGAACATAAGCAGTGGTAACATAAGTGTGTATTTCAGAAAAAAGATGAGTGGATTATTTAAAATTATAAAAGATAGAAGAGTAAGATACATAACTATAATAGCCGATGAGAGATTCATTGAAGAGAGTTTGCTTAACGAAGAATACCATAAAGGTCTTAGTAACTTTAAACGATCAAGTAGAGCTATTGAACTTACTAGACCTCATAAACCAAGAGCAGAATTAAAAGCTATATTTAATCAGATGGTATCATGCGATTTCTCCAATGTGGGGAAATTAATGTATCTTCAAAGTAAATCAATAGAAGCACTATGCTATGTATGGGAAAAAGAGATCACTATGTTAGAAAATCAAGAAAATACATTATTTATTGATAAAGATGCTCTAGAATCAATAGAACTAGCAAGACAGCTAATTGAAGAAAACATGGTAGAGCCTTTTACAATTAAAGAATTAGCAAAACAAGTACATATGAATGAATACAAACTGAAAAAAGCTTTCAAACAACTCTATAATACGACCATTTTTGGGTATCTAAGACACATAAGAATGGTGAAAGCAAAAGAACTACTAGAACAACGGGATATGAATATCGGTCAAATTTCATGTGCAGTAGGTTACACTAACGCAAGCCATTTTTCAAAAAAATTTAAAGAATATTATGGAGAAAATCCTAAAATTTTTCTTTACGGGGCATAA
- a CDS encoding response regulator transcription factor, translated as MKEIYRIKIVVVDDETKILNNIISQIRSVMKECEIVASATNGEEALEAIEKYHPHIVFTDIKMPNMDGLELSKEIKGRFPSIYVVIISGFSDFVLAQQAIQFGVFNYLLKPIEKEKLRDTLNDIKDELEVDLVNSNRSIVIPDSMKVTSNPMNEVFKTNNYGLFVLCFNNLCYDNLDDYLIKYYEKNFSELDWDKIISTLRMDITKWIIIDDHIINQKNIIIGIDNEEYNFEEIAKRLTLVIRKMYPQFMLNICCHRKPIIRSQIWLYTKRMRNIIQNSVVITMPRIFILEKDENKVYMDYLYTIKSRIDKNIKSYIKAKKYDELYKEIKDILTYLSKVNVNQKQYEKILANILQMLEFYMDRYDNIWSEKLQIDLFRTISLTKDYGEVEKVFSYCINNFLKDNQLAMKTKDIQEEILNYVDENYIKIEKVEEVAEIFNYNYTYLSRLFKKMTGTTMSKYITNKKIETAKRIIEQTEDIGIKTVGQMVGYEDQHYFSRTFKSITGVSPSEYKG; from the coding sequence ATGAAAGAGATATATAGAATTAAAATTGTCGTAGTTGATGATGAAACGAAAATATTAAATAATATCATATCCCAAATAAGATCTGTGATGAAAGAATGCGAGATCGTAGCTTCTGCAACTAATGGAGAAGAAGCATTAGAAGCTATTGAAAAATACCATCCGCATATAGTATTTACTGATATCAAGATGCCCAATATGGATGGTTTAGAGTTATCAAAGGAAATCAAAGGTCGTTTTCCAAGTATATATGTGGTTATAATTAGTGGGTTTTCAGATTTTGTTTTAGCACAACAAGCAATTCAATTTGGTGTGTTCAATTATTTGTTGAAACCTATAGAAAAAGAAAAACTTAGAGATACTCTTAATGATATAAAAGATGAATTAGAAGTTGATCTAGTAAATAGTAATAGGTCGATTGTTATACCAGATTCTATGAAAGTTACTTCTAATCCTATGAATGAAGTATTTAAAACAAATAATTATGGGTTATTTGTTCTCTGTTTCAACAATCTTTGTTACGATAATCTAGATGATTATCTTATTAAATATTATGAAAAGAATTTTTCTGAATTGGATTGGGACAAAATTATTTCTACACTTAGAATGGATATAACAAAATGGATAATTATTGATGACCATATAATTAATCAGAAAAATATAATTATAGGTATAGACAATGAAGAATATAATTTTGAAGAAATCGCCAAACGATTGACATTAGTCATTAGAAAGATGTATCCACAATTCATGTTGAACATATGCTGCCATAGAAAACCTATAATTAGAAGTCAGATATGGTTATATACTAAGCGAATGAGAAATATTATACAAAACTCTGTGGTTATAACAATGCCCAGAATTTTTATTTTGGAGAAGGATGAAAATAAAGTGTATATGGATTACTTGTACACTATAAAATCTAGAATAGATAAGAATATAAAATCTTATATAAAAGCTAAAAAATATGATGAGTTGTATAAAGAAATAAAGGATATCCTTACTTATCTGTCAAAAGTAAATGTTAATCAAAAACAATATGAAAAAATATTAGCGAACATTTTGCAGATGCTGGAATTTTATATGGATAGATATGATAATATCTGGTCGGAAAAACTTCAGATTGATCTTTTTAGAACAATAAGTCTTACGAAAGATTATGGAGAAGTAGAAAAAGTATTTTCATATTGTATCAATAATTTTTTAAAAGATAATCAACTGGCTATGAAAACTAAAGATATTCAAGAAGAGATTTTGAACTATGTAGATGAGAATTATATTAAAATCGAAAAGGTAGAAGAAGTCGCAGAAATATTTAATTATAACTATACATATTTATCTAGATTATTTAAAAAAATGACAGGAACAACAATGAGTAAGTATATTACTAATAAGAAAATAGAAACAGCTAAAAGAATAATCGAGCAAACAGAAGATATAGGGATAAAGACTGTAGGACAAATGGTGGGATATGAGGACCAGCATTATTTCAGTAGAACATTTAAATCTATAACGGGGGTAAGTCCTAGTGAGTATAAGGGCTGA
- a CDS encoding sensor histidine kinase, with protein MKKNISYKLFKVYVIFFTAFISILLITFGLYVGVDMNNNIIDTQEQMVHSINKNIDNIFEDMNEFSIALKDSKIFKNIAITNLPETYESNGNLSSYFRDMYLSAYKMIEKSYKVGIYVYDGYYIWLGNNYFINKTQVDSSTYYQDYANYGYKNINYVKNNPFLEEFFKSHKSKGIVNEDTISLSRTINEKNIFNRPEAMLEVHIPYIKLEELMNDIIATKDTKDMKILLYDIKGNAIYGKDEFDIADFMSDGKINQGKYKQNKNIISILPVESSNIYMVSIVKSSRLYSSLKKYILFAVVIFLIVNIILIVLTYKIAIRITTPLKNICSQIENIDLRQRSSYQYNLIQTDIHEIDILNTTINNMQKKLVDSLDKIVSLESFEVQSKMLALQSQMQPHFLYNTLMTISALAENNENDKVSRVCFALTHMLRYISSNNTNSVTIADEMQYVDKYMDIMEERFEDICIDWNISLDMIDILVPKLIIQPLVENSLKYNEKCNIRIDGFVTDDIWTIRVIDDGIGFSDGTIDNIMMRCEKVSKNYKSYSLQIDGMGILNIYIRLKLLYEDNMSFNIGNIKNGGCFVEIGGQVERFNDERDI; from the coding sequence ATGAAAAAAAATATATCTTATAAGTTATTTAAAGTATATGTGATTTTTTTTACTGCATTTATATCTATTCTTTTAATTACTTTTGGGCTGTATGTGGGAGTGGATATGAATAATAATATCATTGATACACAAGAGCAAATGGTCCATAGTATTAATAAAAACATTGATAATATATTTGAAGACATGAATGAGTTTTCCATTGCGTTAAAAGATTCTAAGATTTTTAAGAATATAGCTATTACTAATTTACCGGAAACTTATGAAAGTAACGGTAATCTCAGCAGTTATTTTAGAGATATGTATTTAAGTGCATATAAAATGATTGAAAAAAGTTATAAAGTGGGTATATATGTTTATGATGGATATTATATATGGCTAGGTAATAACTACTTCATTAATAAGACACAGGTAGATAGTTCTACTTATTATCAAGACTATGCTAATTATGGTTATAAGAATATCAATTATGTTAAAAATAATCCTTTTCTAGAAGAATTTTTCAAAAGTCATAAGAGTAAGGGAATTGTTAATGAAGACACTATTTCTTTATCAAGAACAATAAATGAGAAAAATATATTCAATAGACCTGAAGCCATGTTAGAAGTTCATATTCCTTATATCAAATTAGAAGAGCTAATGAATGACATTATCGCTACTAAAGATACTAAGGATATGAAAATATTGTTATATGATATTAAAGGTAATGCGATATACGGTAAAGATGAATTCGACATTGCTGATTTCATGTCAGATGGTAAAATCAATCAAGGAAAATATAAGCAGAATAAGAACATCATCAGTATATTACCAGTAGAATCTTCAAATATCTATATGGTATCAATAGTTAAATCATCAAGACTTTATTCTTCCTTAAAAAAGTACATTTTATTTGCTGTAGTTATTTTCTTGATAGTCAATATAATACTTATAGTCCTTACATATAAAATTGCAATTAGAATTACAACACCTTTAAAAAATATATGCAGCCAAATAGAAAATATTGATTTGCGTCAAAGAAGTTCATATCAATATAATTTAATTCAAACAGATATTCATGAGATAGACATATTAAATACAACTATAAATAATATGCAAAAAAAATTAGTTGATTCTTTAGATAAAATAGTTAGTTTGGAATCATTTGAAGTTCAATCTAAAATGTTAGCGTTACAATCACAGATGCAACCACATTTTTTATATAATACGCTTATGACAATATCAGCGTTAGCAGAAAATAATGAGAATGATAAAGTTTCAAGAGTCTGTTTTGCCCTGACACATATGTTACGGTATATATCATCTAATAATACTAATAGTGTCACTATAGCAGATGAGATGCAATATGTGGACAAGTATATGGATATTATGGAGGAACGTTTTGAAGATATATGTATTGATTGGAATATTTCTTTAGATATGATTGATATATTAGTTCCTAAGCTAATAATTCAACCTTTAGTTGAAAACAGCTTGAAATATAATGAAAAATGTAATATAAGAATTGATGGTTTTGTTACAGATGATATTTGGACTATCAGAGTTATAGATGATGGGATAGGATTTAGTGATGGAACTATTGATAATATAATGATGCGTTGCGAGAAAGTATCAAAAAATTATAAGTCATACAGTCTCCAAATAGATGGAATGGGGATTCTCAATATATATATTAGATTGAAATTGTTATATGAAGATAATATGAGTTTCAATATAGGTAATATAAAAAATGGCGGTTGTTTTGTAGAAATAGGCGGCCAGGTTGAGAGGTTTAATGATGAAAGAGATATATAG
- a CDS encoding carbohydrate ABC transporter permease: MNGKTKTKLINLLKGLLAWIISLIVITPFLIVLFNAFKTTNEALNMSLSLPKSIHLENFKKVWEVGNIPRSYMNSFLLSGGAVTISVICSSLCAFVLARNKTRVNRGIYIYFSLGLMFPVNMVTVVKVMRWLNLYNSRVGVIFLCTALILPLSVFLYYGFINSIPVEMDEAAIMDGASANKIFFSVIFPMVKPVTVTVVMINFLNVWNDFTIPLYMLPDPSKAVIVQQVYNFYGTFTASWNLVSVTILYAILPIIIIYAIGQKYIISGMVAGAVKG, from the coding sequence ATGAACGGTAAAACAAAAACGAAGTTAATTAATTTATTAAAAGGATTACTTGCATGGATAATATCATTAATAGTGATTACTCCATTTTTGATAGTTCTATTTAATGCATTCAAGACAACTAATGAAGCACTTAATATGAGCTTGTCTTTACCTAAATCTATACATTTGGAAAATTTCAAGAAAGTATGGGAAGTAGGGAATATACCAAGGTCTTATATGAACAGTTTTTTACTTAGTGGTGGAGCTGTAACTATTAGTGTCATCTGTTCGTCCTTATGTGCTTTTGTTCTTGCTAGAAATAAGACACGTGTTAATCGAGGAATCTATATTTATTTTTCATTAGGGTTAATGTTTCCTGTTAATATGGTTACAGTTGTAAAAGTTATGAGATGGTTAAATCTTTATAACTCACGTGTTGGAGTAATATTCTTATGTACAGCACTTATATTACCTCTTAGTGTATTCTTATACTATGGTTTTATTAATAGTATACCCGTTGAAATGGATGAAGCTGCAATAATGGATGGTGCTTCTGCTAACAAAATATTTTTTTCTGTAATATTTCCTATGGTAAAGCCAGTTACTGTAACGGTTGTTATGATTAATTTCCTTAATGTCTGGAATGACTTCACTATACCACTTTATATGTTGCCTGATCCTTCAAAAGCAGTTATTGTACAGCAAGTCTATAATTTTTATGGTACTTTTACAGCAAGTTGGAATCTAGTCAGTGTGACTATTTTATATGCGATATTACCAATAATCATAATATATGCTATAGGTCAAAAATATATCATATCCGGAATGGTTGCTGGAGCAGTGAAAGGTTAA
- a CDS encoding carbohydrate ABC transporter permease: MATKKIYRQGFTIPALAFYTILFIIPVILGFYYSLTNWNAIKLSGEVSKFIGFSNFKKIFTTPELSGIILRTIYFGLITTVFKNIIGFALALLVNKGLKTRHVLRSIYFLPSMLSPLIIGLIFGSLFMTNGFVNQLLISLGLDNIAVPWLTTKSTALGTTMFVEIWRQTGFNMVIYLAGLQLIDAVYYEAASIDGATAWQQLIYITLPRMMPSFAINLLLNLSQGLKAFDIIFVLTGGGPAGSTELINTIVYKEFGKKLYGMSTAYGVIVFFITAIFGLITLKLTNKDNDA, translated from the coding sequence ATGGCTACTAAAAAAATATATCGTCAGGGATTTACAATACCGGCACTAGCTTTTTATACAATACTATTTATAATACCTGTTATTTTAGGTTTTTATTATTCGCTTACTAATTGGAATGCAATAAAATTATCAGGAGAGGTTTCTAAATTCATTGGGTTCAGTAATTTTAAGAAGATATTTACTACTCCAGAATTATCAGGCATTATTCTACGAACAATCTATTTCGGTTTGATAACTACTGTATTCAAAAACATTATAGGTTTTGCACTTGCTTTACTGGTGAATAAAGGTTTGAAAACAAGACATGTCTTAAGGTCAATATACTTTTTACCTTCTATGCTCTCACCATTAATCATTGGTCTGATATTTGGATCTTTATTTATGACTAATGGTTTTGTCAATCAGTTATTGATAAGCTTGGGATTAGATAATATAGCAGTCCCATGGTTAACTACTAAATCTACGGCACTTGGAACAACAATGTTCGTTGAGATATGGAGACAGACAGGATTTAATATGGTAATTTATTTAGCTGGTCTTCAATTGATTGATGCAGTTTATTATGAAGCAGCCTCAATAGACGGTGCAACTGCTTGGCAACAACTTATTTACATAACTTTGCCACGTATGATGCCATCTTTCGCAATCAATCTTTTATTGAACCTCTCACAAGGCTTAAAAGCTTTTGATATAATTTTTGTATTAACAGGAGGAGGTCCAGCAGGTTCAACAGAACTTATTAATACAATTGTTTACAAAGAATTTGGTAAGAAACTATATGGTATGTCAACTGCTTATGGTGTTATCGTATTTTTTATAACTGCAATTTTTGGACTGATTACATTAAAGTTGACTAATAAAGATAACGATGCTTAG